TACTTTTATTTTAGCCGCTTTTAGCTTTATTTAACTTGATTTTCGATTGTTGTTGGTGTTAATCCAGAATCATTGATTTGACGAATTTCATATACTTTTCCTTCATCATTAAATTCAAAAAACTCTACCGCACCATAACTAAATTTTTTCCCTGTTTTACTTGCGCTATCTCCATTTGGGAAAGTAATATCTCCTGTTAAAGTTCCAGATATGCTAAAGCGACTTATTGCTACGTTATCATCCGCATAAATTTCATGGTCTTCTACTTTAGCATCATTTGAAAAGTCAACAATTGCACGAATAGTAGCAATAAAATTATCCGCTCCTTCAATCACTGCTCCATTTTTATGAAAAATAA
The nucleotide sequence above comes from Listeria ivanovii subsp. londoniensis. Encoded proteins:
- a CDS encoding ester cyclase, encoding MGNPMTIEEKRMIPHLFHTNLNNRDFDKQYELITPDIIFHKNGAVIEGADNFIATIRAIVDFSNDAKVEDHEIYADDNVAISRFSISGTLTGDITFPNGDSASKTGKKFSYGAVEFFEFNDEGKVYEIRQINDSGLTPTTIENQVK